A genomic window from Levilactobacillus yonginensis includes:
- the glmU gene encoding bifunctional UDP-N-acetylglucosamine diphosphorylase/glucosamine-1-phosphate N-acetyltransferase GlmU, with the protein MSTRNTIILAAGKGTRMKSKLYKVLHQVCGKAMVDHVLSQVEQTKMDKIVTVVGYGAEEVKSTLGDRTQYALQAEQLGTGHAVLQTEPMLKDEEGTTLIVSGDTPLFRAETFEDLFAYHEAKHAAATILTSMAPDPTGYGRIVRNNIGIVEKIVEQKDASSEEQEIHEINTGVYVFDNQKLFKALHETSNDNAQGEYYLTDVIEILKSKGDIVAAYQMADFDESMGVNDRVALSAATRIMRNRINEQHMRNGVTLVDPATTYIEADVKIGSDTIIEPGVLLKGDTVIGDDCYIGSHSELRNAKLADHVTVTSSLLEDSDMASGSNIGPNSHLRPESHIGPKVHLGNFVEVKKATIGEGTKVGHLTYVGNAKLGKNINVGCGVVFVNYDGKNKHETVVGDDAFIGSNSNLVAPLNVADHSFIAAGSTITDAVNQYDMAIARERQTNKPNYYQKLPYRGED; encoded by the coding sequence ATGAGTACGAGAAATACCATTATCCTCGCTGCCGGTAAGGGCACCCGGATGAAGTCTAAGCTGTACAAAGTGTTACATCAGGTTTGTGGTAAGGCCATGGTCGACCACGTGTTGAGCCAGGTTGAACAGACTAAGATGGATAAGATTGTGACGGTCGTTGGTTACGGTGCTGAAGAAGTAAAGTCAACGCTGGGTGACCGGACACAGTACGCCTTACAAGCTGAACAACTAGGAACGGGCCACGCGGTCTTGCAGACGGAACCTATGTTAAAGGACGAAGAGGGAACGACCCTGATCGTCAGTGGGGATACGCCATTATTCCGAGCTGAAACGTTTGAAGATTTATTTGCTTATCACGAAGCGAAGCACGCCGCAGCAACGATTTTGACGTCGATGGCACCAGATCCTACTGGCTATGGTCGAATCGTGCGGAACAACATTGGTATTGTCGAAAAAATCGTGGAACAAAAGGATGCCAGTTCCGAAGAACAAGAAATTCATGAAATTAACACTGGGGTCTACGTGTTCGATAACCAAAAGTTATTCAAGGCGTTGCACGAAACATCCAACGACAATGCTCAGGGGGAATATTACCTGACTGATGTTATTGAGATCTTGAAGAGCAAGGGTGACATCGTTGCGGCTTACCAAATGGCTGATTTCGACGAATCCATGGGGGTCAACGACCGAGTCGCACTGTCCGCCGCTACACGCATTATGCGTAACCGGATCAACGAACAGCACATGCGTAACGGTGTAACGCTGGTTGATCCCGCCACGACTTACATTGAGGCGGATGTGAAGATTGGTTCCGACACCATCATCGAACCTGGCGTCCTGCTAAAGGGTGACACGGTTATCGGTGATGACTGTTACATCGGTTCTCACTCAGAGTTACGTAATGCCAAATTAGCTGACCACGTCACGGTGACGTCATCCCTATTGGAAGACTCCGATATGGCAAGTGGCAGTAATATTGGCCCTAACAGTCATTTACGACCAGAATCACACATCGGGCCTAAGGTTCATCTTGGAAATTTTGTGGAAGTTAAGAAAGCCACGATTGGCGAAGGAACCAAGGTGGGGCATTTGACCTACGTGGGGAACGCCAAGTTGGGGAAGAACATCAACGTTGGGTGTGGTGTGGTCTTCGTTAATTACGACGGCAAGAACAAGCACGAAACGGTGGTGGGGGATGACGCCTTCATTGGCTCAAACTCTAACTTAGTGGCGCCACTGAATGTGGCGGACCATAGTTTTATCGCAGCGGGTTCGACGATTACTGATGCTGTTAATCAATATGACATGGCAATCGCACGGGAACGCCAGACCAACAAGCCTAATTATTATCAGAAACTACCATATCGTGGTGAAGATTAA
- a CDS encoding DUF3899 domain-containing protein, with amino-acid sequence MKNWKRATTGTVAAGLLIALIMKVLGQSFMLIGNLLFMLGLAFLVFGALCVLAKGHLFTGWRHRRKKGQDPLPGEKIGVRHVASVKNSPIVVNPLARFGLVTGICYIILGIVFTI; translated from the coding sequence ATGAAAAACTGGAAAAGAGCTACAACGGGGACCGTTGCGGCGGGACTGTTAATTGCGTTGATTATGAAAGTCTTAGGTCAATCATTTATGTTGATTGGCAACCTGCTTTTTATGTTGGGACTAGCTTTCTTGGTCTTCGGGGCTCTCTGTGTGTTGGCGAAGGGTCACCTCTTTACGGGGTGGCGACATCGTCGGAAAAAGGGCCAAGATCCGTTGCCCGGCGAAAAAATAGGTGTGCGGCACGTGGCTAGTGTCAAAAACTCTCCCATTGTGGTGAACCCTTTGGCCCGGTTTGGTTTAGTGACCGGCATCTGCTACATTATTTTAGGAATCGTATTTACAATTTAG
- a CDS encoding IS5 family transposase (programmed frameshift) → MKSFAHHYSSDISREQFELIRTDLEGIRKRTKPRKVDLYDIFCALLYTLKNGCVWRDLPSDFPKWETVYYYWLLWTKTPSPAGITPLDKVFKKIVSQHRLAQKRSVYTSFVILDAQSVKNTDPAESSGYDGGKKVSGIKRHLAVDINGLPMAVHVTTANVSERDGANALLALNKSQFDLVQRVMADGGYTGNNFAQSVQAMINAEVIIAKQSDLRHGQVTPQRWVIERSFSWLGKYRRLWRNCERKLNTSKMMISLAFLRILLKRF, encoded by the exons ATGAAAAGCTTTGCACACCATTATAGTAGCGACATCTCTCGTGAACAATTTGAACTAATCCGGACAGATCTAGAAGGCATACGTAAGCGGACTAAGCCAAGAAAGGTTGATTTATATGATATCTTTTGTGCCCTGCTTTATACCTTGAAAAATGGGTGCGTTTGGCGCGATTTACCCAGCGATTTTCCTAAATGGGAAACCGTCTATTATTACTGGTTACTTTGGACTAAAACGCCATCTCCTGCTGGTATCACTCCTCTGGATAAGGTTT TTAAAAAAATTGTCAGCCAACATCGGTTGGCTCAGAAGCGTTCAGTTTATACATCGTTCGTCATTCTAGATGCTCAAAGTGTCAAGAATACCGATCCTGCTGAAAGTAGCGGCTACGATGGTGGTAAAAAGGTGAGTGGGATTAAGCGCCATCTTGCTGTAGATATCAATGGGCTGCCGATGGCAGTCCATGTGACAACCGCCAATGTTTCTGAGCGTGATGGCGCCAATGCGCTACTGGCGTTAAACAAATCACAGTTTGACCTGGTTCAACGAGTAATGGCCGATGGTGGTTATACTGGTAACAACTTTGCTCAATCAGTTCAGGCAATGATTAACGCTGAAGTCATTATTGCTAAACAGAGTGACCTTAGGCACGGTCAAGTGACCCCGCAACGCTGGGTTATCGAACGCAGTTTTAGCTGGCTAGGAAAATATCGGCGCCTCTGGCGCAATTGTGAGCGAAAGCTGAACACCAGTAAGATGATGATTAGCTTAGCCTTCCTGCGAATACTCTTGAAAAGATTCTAA
- a CDS encoding metal ABC transporter ATP-binding protein yields MKETPILKLEHLGVTFPNHPVFTDLNLTINQGEFWSIVGKNGVGKTTLMRTILHQLRPTHGRVSYWPNAGDVRIGYVPQFRNIDADYPLTIRDFVGLNLTGWKWPWLSRKEKAAVQQILGETGLEKIANRPIGQASGGERQKAYLAQALVEAPNLLILDESTASLDPVTKTELLDLVQELNTKLQLTVLFVTHDIPMARKYSSQYLMLTPDGTEQGQIAGLTQQKVWEGENV; encoded by the coding sequence ATGAAGGAGACACCCATTTTAAAACTTGAACATCTCGGGGTGACCTTCCCCAACCATCCGGTTTTTACGGATTTGAACCTCACCATCAATCAGGGAGAATTTTGGAGTATCGTTGGTAAAAACGGCGTTGGTAAAACAACACTGATGCGGACGATTTTACATCAGTTGCGGCCAACCCATGGGCGCGTGAGCTATTGGCCGAATGCTGGCGACGTTCGTATTGGCTACGTACCTCAATTTCGGAATATCGATGCGGACTATCCGCTTACTATTCGCGACTTTGTGGGTTTAAACCTAACTGGCTGGAAATGGCCATGGCTTTCCCGCAAAGAAAAAGCAGCTGTGCAACAAATTCTCGGTGAAACGGGCTTAGAGAAGATCGCCAACCGACCAATTGGTCAGGCCTCCGGTGGTGAACGCCAGAAAGCCTACCTGGCGCAAGCACTGGTTGAGGCGCCTAACCTGTTGATCTTGGATGAATCGACGGCCAGTCTGGACCCTGTAACGAAGACCGAGTTGTTAGACTTGGTTCAGGAATTGAACACAAAACTACAATTGACGGTCCTATTCGTGACCCATGATATTCCAATGGCACGTAAGTATAGTTCACAGTACTTGATGTTGACACCGGATGGTACGGAGCAGGGGCAGATCGCTGGTTTGACACAACAGAAGGTTTGGGAGGGCGAAAATGTTTAG
- a CDS encoding HD domain-containing protein, with protein MTYAETRLPREKVFRDPVHNYIYVQHQIILDLINTREFQRLRRIKQLGTASLIFHGAEHSRFTHSLGVYEITRQICDNFQRNYPTKTPGDGGWDDNERLTALCAALLHDIGHGPYSHTFEHIFHTDHEAITVEILTSPETEVNQVLRQVSPTFPAEVASVIQKTYPNPQVVQMISSQIDADRMDYLLRDAYYTGTQYGTFDLTRILRVMRPYKDGIAFAMNGMHAVEDYIVSRFQMYQQVYFHPVSRAMEVILDHLLGRANELYQAGESDESFIPHLLLPFFNHQFNLQDYLNLDDGVLTTYFIHWRQSPDEILADLAHRFLDRKPLKSAEYTAETQSLLPQLQEMIRSVGFNTDYYTATDNSYDLPYDDAYDPKMTYPLTQIELQEPDGTLLELSTVSDLVNAIRGKFSGDQRFFFPKEMLNPGDDAPEIFQPIYDEFGSYIQNNQLIQPKEI; from the coding sequence GTGACATACGCCGAAACGCGGTTGCCCCGTGAGAAAGTTTTCCGGGACCCCGTTCACAATTACATTTACGTGCAACATCAAATTATTCTAGACCTCATCAACACCCGGGAGTTCCAGCGGCTTCGCCGGATCAAGCAACTCGGTACGGCTTCGCTGATTTTCCATGGGGCGGAACATTCCCGCTTCACCCACTCGCTCGGGGTCTACGAAATTACTCGCCAAATCTGTGATAATTTCCAACGTAACTACCCGACCAAGACGCCGGGCGATGGTGGTTGGGACGATAACGAACGCTTGACTGCGCTGTGCGCTGCCCTGCTCCACGATATCGGTCACGGACCATACTCGCACACCTTCGAACACATCTTTCACACCGACCACGAAGCCATCACCGTTGAGATTCTGACTTCCCCCGAAACCGAGGTTAACCAAGTCTTACGGCAGGTAAGTCCAACCTTTCCAGCCGAAGTCGCCAGTGTGATTCAAAAAACGTACCCGAATCCACAGGTCGTGCAAATGATTTCCAGTCAAATCGACGCCGATCGAATGGACTACCTCCTACGTGACGCCTACTATACTGGCACACAATATGGAACGTTCGATCTCACCCGGATTCTGCGAGTCATGCGGCCCTACAAGGACGGAATCGCCTTTGCCATGAACGGTATGCATGCGGTGGAAGACTACATCGTCAGTCGATTCCAAATGTATCAACAAGTCTACTTCCACCCGGTATCGCGGGCCATGGAAGTCATCTTAGACCACCTGCTGGGACGAGCTAACGAACTTTATCAGGCCGGGGAAAGTGACGAAAGTTTCATCCCTCACCTCCTCTTACCGTTCTTCAATCACCAGTTCAACCTCCAAGACTACTTGAACTTGGACGACGGCGTACTCACGACCTACTTCATCCATTGGCGCCAGTCACCGGACGAAATTTTGGCCGACCTCGCGCACCGCTTTCTCGATCGCAAACCGCTAAAGAGTGCGGAATACACCGCTGAAACCCAATCCCTGTTGCCCCAACTTCAGGAAATGATTCGCTCCGTTGGCTTTAACACCGACTACTATACTGCTACGGATAATAGCTATGACTTGCCATACGATGACGCCTACGATCCGAAAATGACGTATCCGTTGACCCAGATTGAGCTGCAAGAACCAGATGGCACATTGCTCGAACTTTCGACGGTATCCGACTTGGTCAACGCTATTCGCGGTAAATTCAGCGGGGATCAACGCTTCTTTTTCCCGAAGGAAATGTTGAATCCTGGTGACGACGCACCCGAAATTTTCCAACCAATCTACGACGAATTCGGGAGTTATATTCAAAACAACCAACTCATTCAACCCAAGGAGATTTAA
- a CDS encoding MerR family transcriptional regulator, with product MNMTEFAAKVGCSRDTLRFYEKAGLLVPVRTARNYRQYTVSDLATYRIIHSLKRAGLPLAEIKHILQLRSENVSATCCADTLRFITGKHTQFIDNQHFYAALSGLTDEMAEALTRSTLSHSELETMIEQIGELDDQVI from the coding sequence ATGAACATGACTGAATTTGCGGCTAAGGTGGGGTGTAGTCGAGATACGCTGCGGTTTTACGAGAAGGCTGGCTTGCTAGTCCCCGTAAGAACCGCCCGTAACTACCGCCAATACACAGTAAGTGACCTTGCGACTTACCGAATTATTCATAGTTTGAAGCGGGCGGGCCTCCCCCTCGCAGAGATCAAACACATCTTACAGTTGCGTTCGGAAAATGTAAGCGCCACCTGTTGCGCGGATACCTTACGCTTTATCACGGGTAAACACACCCAGTTCATCGACAATCAGCATTTCTACGCCGCCCTCTCAGGACTGACCGATGAAATGGCTGAAGCACTGACTCGTTCCACCCTCTCACACAGTGAGTTAGAAACCATGATTGAACAAATCGGCGAATTAGATGACCAGGTCATCTAA
- the purR gene encoding pur operon repressor: MKVRRSDRLVDMTRYLLERPHQLVSLTFFAARYESAKSSISEDLTILKRTFQARGTGLLETVPGAAGGARFIPYVLREEAQQFVDDMISELSEADRYLPGGYVYMSDILGRPAALRQIGRILATQYLNQNVDVVVTVATKGIPLAQSVANYLNVPFVIVRHDSQITEGSTVSVNYVSGSTKRIERMALSKRSVKPGSRVLIVDDYMKGGGTVGGLRSLVDEFDSQLAGVAVFAEGDFDGQRTVSKYTSLLKIQTKDEQIRVSPGNYLTQIFGDENNQLN, encoded by the coding sequence TTGAAAGTCAGAAGAAGTGACCGGTTAGTTGACATGACCCGGTATTTATTGGAACGGCCGCATCAATTGGTTTCGTTGACGTTCTTTGCAGCGCGCTATGAATCGGCCAAGTCTTCAATCAGTGAAGACTTGACCATTCTGAAGCGGACCTTCCAGGCTCGGGGAACTGGTTTGCTTGAGACGGTTCCTGGGGCTGCTGGTGGCGCACGGTTCATTCCGTACGTATTGCGCGAGGAAGCACAGCAGTTCGTTGACGACATGATTTCTGAATTGTCCGAAGCGGATCGTTACCTGCCAGGTGGTTACGTGTATATGTCCGATATTCTCGGACGGCCCGCAGCATTGCGTCAGATTGGACGGATTCTAGCCACTCAGTACCTGAATCAAAACGTTGATGTGGTTGTGACCGTTGCGACCAAAGGAATTCCTTTGGCCCAAAGTGTGGCGAACTACTTGAACGTTCCGTTCGTGATTGTCCGGCATGATTCACAAATTACTGAAGGGTCGACCGTCAGTGTGAACTACGTATCTGGTTCAACCAAGCGGATTGAACGCATGGCACTCTCTAAGCGGAGCGTGAAGCCAGGTTCACGGGTCTTAATCGTGGACGACTACATGAAAGGCGGCGGGACCGTTGGGGGTCTGCGTTCGTTGGTTGATGAATTTGATTCTCAACTGGCTGGGGTTGCCGTATTCGCTGAAGGTGATTTTGACGGTCAACGGACTGTCAGCAAATACACCTCGCTCTTGAAGATTCAGACCAAGGACGAACAAATCCGCGTCTCTCCAGGTAATTACCTGACGCAGATTTTTGGCGATGAAAATAATCAATTAAACTAG
- the yidA gene encoding sugar-phosphatase, with amino-acid sequence MTIKLIAIDIDGTLLNEKNELAPATVTAVQAALKQGIKVVLCTGRPLAGVQPYLDALGISGDEQYAITLNGSVAQTVSGNVLTYHSLSYDNYVDLEAAARKLQINFQIETPDYIYTTNKNISAYTIGESYLVKMLIRYREPSEMSRDLTISKAMFVGDPKEIDRIVPLIPQDLKDRFYVVQSEPYFVEIMNKNASKGNTLHELVTKLGLTPADVMALGDQGNDLTMIKYAGLGVAMGNAIDEVKEAAQAVTLTNAEDGVAAAIHKYALD; translated from the coding sequence ATGACCATCAAATTAATTGCAATCGACATCGACGGTACCCTGCTGAACGAAAAGAACGAACTGGCTCCCGCAACGGTGACTGCCGTTCAAGCCGCCCTCAAGCAAGGCATCAAAGTCGTCCTCTGTACCGGCCGGCCCCTGGCTGGGGTTCAACCCTACCTAGACGCTCTAGGCATTAGTGGCGACGAACAGTATGCCATTACGCTCAACGGCTCAGTGGCTCAAACTGTCTCTGGCAACGTATTGACGTACCACTCACTAAGCTACGATAACTATGTTGATTTAGAAGCTGCTGCCCGGAAACTCCAAATTAATTTCCAGATTGAAACACCCGACTATATCTACACCACCAACAAAAACATCAGTGCCTACACGATTGGTGAAAGTTATCTGGTCAAGATGTTGATTCGGTACCGTGAACCTAGCGAAATGAGCCGCGACTTGACCATTTCTAAAGCCATGTTCGTGGGTGACCCGAAAGAAATCGACCGCATCGTGCCGTTGATTCCACAGGATTTGAAGGACCGGTTCTACGTCGTGCAAAGTGAGCCCTACTTCGTGGAGATCATGAACAAGAACGCCAGCAAGGGAAATACCCTCCACGAGCTGGTCACCAAGCTGGGCCTGACGCCGGCTGACGTCATGGCCTTAGGCGATCAAGGGAACGACTTGACCATGATTAAATACGCCGGCCTAGGTGTCGCCATGGGTAACGCCATCGACGAAGTCAAAGAAGCCGCTCAAGCGGTCACATTGACCAACGCCGAAGATGGTGTAGCCGCGGCCATTCATAAGTACGCATTAGACTAA
- a CDS encoding ribose-phosphate diphosphokinase: MATQYFDPKLKIFALNSNKPLAEKIANEVGVELGKTSVDRFSDGEIRINIEQSVRGSHVYVIQSTSAPVNDNLMELLIMIDALRRASAATINVVIPYYGYARQDRKARSREPITAKLVANMLQTAGVTRVLALDLHAAQIQGFFDVPVDHLMGAPLLADYFLSNGLAEDAVVVSPDHGGVTRARALAEFLKAPIAIIDKRRPRANVAEIMNIIGDVKGKRCIMIDDMIDTAGTITLGSRALMEAGATEVYASCTHPVLSGPAIERIKDSPIKKLVVTDSIQLTADKQIDKIEQISVGPLIGQAIKRINENRPVSPLFKNRFRSHEQ; the protein is encoded by the coding sequence ATGGCTACGCAATATTTTGACCCTAAATTAAAGATCTTTGCGTTGAATTCCAACAAACCGTTGGCGGAAAAAATCGCTAACGAAGTTGGGGTTGAATTAGGGAAAACTTCGGTGGACCGGTTTAGTGACGGTGAAATTCGGATTAACATTGAACAAAGTGTCCGGGGCAGTCACGTTTATGTCATTCAATCAACGTCGGCACCCGTCAACGACAATTTGATGGAACTGTTGATTATGATTGATGCCCTGCGGCGGGCGAGTGCGGCCACCATCAACGTGGTCATTCCGTACTACGGCTACGCACGGCAAGACCGGAAAGCCCGGTCTCGTGAACCGATTACGGCGAAGTTAGTCGCCAACATGTTACAAACAGCTGGTGTGACACGGGTTTTGGCCCTCGACTTGCACGCTGCACAGATCCAAGGATTCTTCGATGTTCCCGTTGACCACTTGATGGGTGCGCCTTTGCTGGCGGATTACTTCTTGAGCAATGGTTTAGCAGAAGACGCCGTTGTTGTTTCACCCGACCATGGTGGGGTGACGCGGGCACGGGCCTTAGCTGAATTCTTGAAGGCCCCAATTGCCATTATCGACAAGCGGCGGCCAAGAGCCAACGTGGCGGAAATCATGAACATCATTGGGGATGTAAAAGGCAAACGTTGTATCATGATCGATGATATGATTGATACGGCCGGTACCATCACTTTAGGTTCCCGGGCGTTGATGGAAGCTGGCGCCACGGAAGTTTATGCTAGTTGTACCCACCCCGTGTTGTCTGGCCCCGCCATCGAACGAATCAAGGACTCGCCAATTAAGAAATTAGTGGTCACTGATTCAATTCAACTGACGGCAGATAAGCAAATTGATAAGATTGAACAAATCTCAGTTGGTCCACTGATTGGTCAAGCCATCAAGCGGATTAACGAAAACCGGCCAGTCAGCCCATTGTTCAAGAACCGTTTCCGGAGTCACGAACAATAA
- a CDS encoding metal ABC transporter permease, with the protein MFSYEFMRNAFAAGTIIAIICGIMGVFVIARNMSFLTHTLSEIGFSGAAFGVFAGWAPLNGMLLFTVVSSVIVGQLSARSERREAATSAISALFIGLGILFLSLANKNASYATSILFGSVIGISAGDVQQMLWLSLFVLLVIFVIYRFLKFDSFDHTGARVKGLWTNALSITFLVLLALSVSVAAQIVGSLLIFILLTLPAATAKYFAHTVGGMMVLAIALALVGVWAGLTLSYVTNYPVSFFIAAIEAIFYFIALGWQKLQTAE; encoded by the coding sequence ATGTTTAGTTATGAATTTATGCGCAACGCCTTCGCGGCTGGAACCATTATTGCCATCATTTGTGGCATCATGGGTGTGTTTGTCATTGCCCGTAATATGTCGTTTTTGACACATACGCTGTCTGAAATTGGTTTTTCCGGAGCGGCGTTCGGGGTCTTCGCCGGTTGGGCACCTCTGAACGGGATGTTGCTGTTTACGGTCGTTAGTTCGGTGATTGTGGGCCAGCTAAGTGCCCGCAGTGAACGTCGTGAGGCAGCAACGAGTGCCATCTCAGCGTTGTTCATTGGTCTGGGGATTCTATTCCTTTCGTTAGCCAATAAGAACGCTAGCTATGCGACTAGCATTCTTTTTGGTAGCGTGATTGGAATCAGTGCTGGTGATGTCCAACAAATGCTGTGGCTGTCGTTATTCGTGCTGTTAGTCATCTTTGTAATCTACCGGTTCCTGAAATTTGATTCATTTGATCATACCGGGGCACGAGTCAAGGGATTATGGACCAACGCTTTGTCGATCACTTTCTTGGTGTTGTTGGCGTTGAGCGTCAGCGTGGCGGCTCAAATCGTGGGGTCCCTGTTGATCTTTATTCTATTGACCCTACCTGCTGCGACCGCCAAGTACTTTGCCCATACTGTGGGTGGAATGATGGTGCTGGCAATTGCACTGGCCTTGGTCGGTGTTTGGGCCGGTTTGACATTGAGTTACGTGACAAATTATCCTGTCTCGTTCTTCATTGCAGCCATTGAAGCTATTTTCTACTTCATTGCGTTGGGGTGGCAGAAATTACAGACAGCTGAGTAA
- a CDS encoding alpha/beta hydrolase produces the protein MKTWQKFATGAGVLVAAGAVGVLGGAAIVYQMATKSFSRGRLKAKERAIAENSAADNAWYLRQHPIEWTQTSLDGLLLRGSFIEADEPTTKVAILAHGLGHAREQMIPYARVFHEWGYAVLMPDARAHGDSEGNTIGYGWPDRIDYQGWIQKVLTQCGQDTQIVLMGISMGAATVMATAGEDLPNNVKAIIADSGYASVMAEARFRLHHKYHLPATPTLSLADQYSRFADYRLADGDIAGQLKKSNLPILLIQGANDQTVPVENLNILYQAAAGPKQKYRDPVAAHIATRSQDPVLYDQMVADFLKPYVD, from the coding sequence ATGAAGACTTGGCAAAAATTTGCGACTGGCGCTGGGGTGCTGGTAGCTGCTGGTGCTGTCGGTGTATTAGGTGGTGCCGCTATCGTCTATCAGATGGCGACAAAGTCCTTTTCACGTGGGCGGTTAAAGGCGAAGGAGCGTGCGATTGCGGAAAATTCTGCGGCAGATAACGCTTGGTATTTACGTCAACATCCAATTGAATGGACACAAACGAGTCTGGATGGTCTCCTCTTGCGGGGGAGCTTTATTGAGGCTGATGAGCCGACGACTAAAGTGGCGATTCTTGCCCATGGCTTGGGCCATGCGCGTGAGCAGATGATTCCCTACGCTCGCGTCTTTCATGAATGGGGGTATGCTGTCCTAATGCCGGATGCCCGCGCTCATGGTGATAGTGAAGGTAATACGATTGGTTATGGTTGGCCGGACCGAATCGATTATCAGGGCTGGATTCAAAAAGTCTTGACGCAGTGTGGTCAGGATACGCAAATTGTCCTGATGGGAATTTCAATGGGAGCTGCTACAGTCATGGCAACAGCTGGTGAAGACTTGCCTAACAACGTTAAAGCGATCATCGCAGACTCTGGATATGCTTCTGTTATGGCTGAAGCCCGGTTCCGGCTGCATCATAAATATCATTTGCCAGCAACGCCAACGTTATCATTGGCTGATCAATATTCCCGATTTGCTGACTATCGTTTGGCAGATGGCGATATTGCTGGCCAGTTAAAGAAGAGCAATTTACCAATTTTACTGATTCAGGGGGCCAACGATCAGACGGTGCCGGTTGAAAACCTCAACATCTTGTACCAAGCTGCCGCCGGACCTAAGCAGAAGTACCGGGACCCTGTAGCTGCCCACATCGCGACGCGCAGCCAAGACCCCGTTTTGTATGATCAAATGGTGGCAGATTTTCTAAAACCTTACGTTGATTAA
- a CDS encoding metal ABC transporter solute-binding protein, Zn/Mn family: MKQYRFFTVIGLLAVILTLTGCAKDTQPQHTSQIQVVATLGFYGEAAKAILGDRGQVTTVINSPSIDAESYQPDISTAKKVAKANVVIENGLGYDSWMDKVVAANQNSGTKTLNIGQLMGKTTGANPHLWTDPQTMRLVTHQLVKQFSKVDPQHAKAFQQRGLAYEKQLAILPQVARRIAQRAKGHQVAVSEPVFDLALKAMGYEVSDNHFAQAIEEDSDPTPTDITQLQKQIKQHDIAFFVENTQNSSKNVTAMVKLARKHHIPVVKVTETMPAKQTYRAWMLQQYRQVQRIQEESRL; the protein is encoded by the coding sequence ATGAAGCAGTATCGGTTTTTCACCGTAATTGGCTTGCTGGCGGTGATTCTAACGTTGACGGGGTGTGCTAAGGACACTCAACCACAGCACACCAGTCAGATTCAAGTTGTTGCTACACTTGGCTTTTACGGTGAAGCTGCTAAGGCTATCTTGGGTGATCGCGGACAAGTGACCACCGTCATCAACAGTCCCAGTATTGATGCCGAGAGCTATCAACCCGACATTAGCACTGCGAAGAAGGTAGCTAAAGCTAACGTAGTGATTGAGAATGGTTTGGGCTACGATAGTTGGATGGATAAAGTCGTAGCGGCTAATCAGAATTCTGGAACCAAGACCCTCAATATTGGGCAACTGATGGGCAAAACGACTGGGGCTAATCCACACTTATGGACGGATCCTCAGACGATGCGGTTGGTGACCCATCAGCTAGTTAAGCAATTCAGTAAAGTGGACCCGCAGCACGCGAAGGCGTTTCAGCAGCGGGGGCTAGCCTATGAAAAGCAATTGGCCATTCTGCCACAAGTTGCTCGGCGGATCGCGCAACGAGCGAAGGGACATCAGGTAGCCGTCAGTGAGCCAGTCTTTGATTTGGCGTTAAAGGCCATGGGTTATGAGGTCAGTGATAATCACTTCGCCCAGGCCATTGAGGAGGATAGTGACCCCACACCAACGGACATTACCCAGCTACAAAAGCAGATTAAGCAGCACGACATTGCGTTCTTTGTTGAGAATACGCAAAATTCAAGTAAGAACGTGACGGCGATGGTTAAACTGGCACGGAAACACCACATTCCTGTGGTTAAAGTCACGGAAACTATGCCAGCCAAGCAAACTTATCGTGCATGGATGTTACAACAGTATCGCCAAGTCCAACGGATTCAGGAGGAGAGTCGCTTATGA